The Devosia sp. YIM 151766 genome includes a region encoding these proteins:
- a CDS encoding oligopeptide/dipeptide ABC transporter ATP-binding protein, producing MSLSIGAGETLGLVGESGSGKSTIGRSIIHLVPKAAGRILIDGLEVNSGDREALRKLRQTTQMVFQDPYGSLNQRMKIGDIVAEPLEINRIGTRKGRAERVRELLDLVGLPLDAAERHPHEFSGGQRQRVGIARALAVEPRLLILDEPVAALDMSIQAQILQLLRTLQERAGISYLFIAHDLNVVRHVSNATAVMYLGSIVEIGPSEEVFSTPKHPYTQALISAIPAIDPKKSRNRQILKGEIPSPADPPSGCRFRTRCVFVRERCSQERPQLRPAGKVQVACHFWEELQSAPSRPSITADLGTPP from the coding sequence GTGTCCCTCTCGATCGGCGCAGGCGAAACGCTGGGCCTTGTCGGGGAATCCGGGTCCGGCAAAAGTACGATTGGGCGGTCGATCATCCATCTGGTGCCCAAGGCGGCGGGCCGGATTCTCATCGACGGACTGGAAGTCAATTCGGGTGACAGAGAGGCTCTGAGGAAGCTGCGGCAGACCACCCAAATGGTGTTTCAAGACCCCTATGGCAGCCTCAACCAGCGCATGAAGATCGGTGACATTGTTGCCGAGCCGCTTGAAATCAACCGGATAGGCACACGCAAGGGCCGTGCGGAGCGTGTACGAGAATTGCTTGATCTCGTGGGATTGCCGCTTGATGCAGCCGAGCGCCATCCGCATGAATTTTCGGGGGGTCAGCGCCAGCGCGTCGGCATAGCCCGTGCTCTCGCCGTCGAGCCACGCCTGCTGATCCTCGATGAGCCGGTCGCTGCTCTCGATATGAGCATTCAGGCTCAAATCCTGCAATTGCTGCGCACATTGCAGGAGCGGGCTGGCATCTCCTATCTGTTCATCGCTCACGATCTCAATGTCGTGCGCCATGTCTCCAACGCAACTGCTGTGATGTATCTTGGCTCCATCGTGGAGATCGGTCCGAGCGAAGAGGTGTTCAGTACGCCAAAGCACCCCTATACGCAGGCCCTGATCTCGGCCATTCCAGCGATCGACCCCAAAAAATCGCGCAACAGGCAAATCCTCAAGGGCGAAATTCCCAGTCCGGCTGATCCGCCGTCAGGATGCCGCTTCCGTACGCGCTGCGTTTTCGTGCGGGAGCGGTGCAGCCAGGAACGACCCCAATTGCGCCCGGCTGGTAAAGTCCAAGTCGCCTGCCATTTCTGGGAGGAATTGCAGTCCGCACCCTCTCGCCCCTCCATCACAGCAGATTTGGGCACCCCGCCCTAA
- a CDS encoding aldolase/citrate lyase family protein, with the protein MTGLRSRLDAGKVQLGLCAMYPSPGIIERIGRDWDFVWIDSQHGQQDYRDILETIRACEIAGTGSLVRVPWLEAGAIGKALDAGCDGVIVPCIDTIEEAKLAVDAAKFPPYGRRSYGARRQIDLHGRTYADTANHDQLLVVQIESPAAVDIAEEIAALPGVDALMIGPDDLLLRRGISMSQPRSPDLLRSDMERIATAARNQGKLAVGLGFDTAMINLNLELGYQLIISGGDVGFLATSSAAASAQARTVVEGVTVTAAKPGNGPY; encoded by the coding sequence ATGACAGGTCTTCGTTCGCGTCTGGATGCCGGCAAGGTCCAGCTCGGTCTTTGCGCCATGTATCCCTCTCCCGGCATCATTGAGCGGATCGGGCGGGACTGGGATTTTGTCTGGATCGACTCCCAACATGGGCAGCAGGATTATCGCGACATTCTTGAAACCATACGTGCCTGCGAGATTGCCGGAACAGGTTCGCTCGTGCGCGTTCCCTGGCTTGAGGCCGGCGCGATCGGCAAAGCCCTCGATGCGGGCTGCGATGGCGTAATCGTGCCCTGCATCGACACAATCGAAGAAGCAAAGCTGGCAGTGGATGCGGCAAAATTCCCGCCCTATGGCCGCCGGTCCTATGGCGCGCGCCGCCAGATCGACCTGCATGGCCGCACCTATGCCGACACGGCCAATCACGATCAGCTGCTGGTGGTGCAGATCGAGTCACCCGCAGCCGTCGATATTGCCGAGGAAATTGCAGCATTGCCCGGTGTTGATGCATTGATGATCGGACCTGACGACCTGTTGTTGCGCCGTGGCATTTCCATGAGCCAGCCGCGCTCACCGGACCTGCTGCGCAGCGACATGGAGCGCATTGCCACGGCAGCACGCAATCAGGGCAAGCTGGCCGTTGGCCTCGGCTTCGACACGGCCATGATCAATCTCAACCTTGAACTGGGCTATCAGTTGATCATCAGCGGGGGCGATGTCGGCTTTCTCGCGACCTCTTCAGCTGCTGCATCGGCGCAGGCGCGGACTGTGGTTGAAGGCGTAACTGTTACTGCCGCCAAGCCCGGCAACGGCCCTTACTGA
- a CDS encoding ABC transporter permease: MSNSASALPAMDLRRFVQIAGRNKRLAIGLLVLAIIVLLAIFAPLIAPYSPIQQNLKLRLQAPSWGHLLGTDHLGRDTLSRLIYGLRPSLMSGVMAVSLAAVLGTLIGVTAGYAGGVFDAIVSRIFDLLVAWPAIFIAIGLILIVGPGPTSVVIAIALSELPVFGRVVRAVTLSNLNATHVEVAKSMGASGGRVIHRHILPFTINPLIVQFAISAPAAVVAEAALSYLGLGSQPPNPSLGMLVSDAQLYLSHSIYNAVFPIIAIACLVLALTLIADGIQDVLDPRRRRIMR, translated from the coding sequence ATGAGCAATTCTGCTTCTGCTCTCCCGGCAATGGATCTCCGCCGCTTTGTACAGATCGCGGGCCGCAATAAGCGGCTAGCCATCGGCTTGCTGGTTCTTGCCATTATCGTGCTTTTGGCCATTTTTGCCCCGCTGATTGCGCCATACAGCCCGATCCAGCAGAACCTCAAGCTCCGTCTTCAGGCTCCCTCATGGGGGCATCTGCTGGGCACTGACCATCTGGGACGCGATACGCTGAGCCGCCTCATATACGGGCTGCGTCCTTCGCTGATGTCGGGCGTCATGGCGGTCAGTCTCGCCGCCGTTCTCGGCACACTGATCGGCGTAACCGCTGGCTATGCCGGTGGGGTATTCGACGCCATTGTCAGCCGCATCTTCGACCTACTGGTCGCTTGGCCAGCAATCTTTATCGCTATCGGTCTCATTCTCATCGTGGGGCCGGGGCCAACCAGCGTCGTCATTGCCATTGCCCTCAGCGAATTGCCTGTGTTTGGCCGCGTGGTCCGAGCGGTGACGCTGTCCAATCTCAATGCAACCCATGTCGAGGTGGCCAAGTCCATGGGCGCTTCGGGCGGGCGGGTAATCCATCGCCACATTCTGCCATTCACCATCAACCCATTGATCGTGCAGTTTGCCATCAGCGCCCCGGCGGCAGTCGTGGCAGAGGCAGCATTGAGCTATCTGGGACTAGGCAGCCAGCCTCCTAATCCGTCACTGGGTATGCTGGTGAGTGATGCCCAACTGTACCTTTCGCACAGCATCTACAATGCGGTGTTCCCCATCATTGCCATTGCGTGTCTCGTGCTGGCGCTGACCCTGATCGCCGATGGCATACAGGATGTGCTTGATCCACGCCGGCGGAGGATCATGCGATGA
- a CDS encoding LacI family DNA-binding transcriptional regulator — protein sequence MTARRRKRPTIGEVALAANVARSTVSRAFSQPERLTTETVERVLSVARRLGYTPNPVAQALSTGRSRNVALIVPDVANPFFPPLIRAAQRKAEEHEFCLFLGDSDEDPAREQQLLDRFSNQVEGIVIVSSRLPDEAIRASAARVPVVLVNRDVEAIPRVLIDSGEGVEAAVEHLHGLGHKRIAYVSGPTGSWSNAQRRLALRRAADRVGAKVTSVPAAKSTYDIGKKVVSKLLATDATACIAFDDLLAQGILAGLAEVGVNVPKDFSVVGCDDVLGSTTTPALTTVSNHCELTGEIAVTLLMDGLRTHAIRDARHVLGTHLVERSSTGPASNRT from the coding sequence ATGACAGCCAGAAGAAGGAAACGCCCAACCATTGGCGAAGTCGCCCTGGCCGCCAATGTAGCGCGCTCGACAGTTTCCCGTGCTTTCTCGCAGCCCGAAAGGCTGACGACTGAAACGGTGGAGCGCGTGCTGAGCGTTGCGAGACGGCTCGGCTACACGCCCAACCCGGTCGCACAGGCACTGAGCACCGGCCGCTCCCGCAATGTCGCCCTCATCGTACCGGACGTCGCCAACCCATTCTTTCCGCCCCTGATCCGTGCTGCACAACGGAAGGCCGAAGAGCATGAATTCTGTCTGTTTCTGGGCGATTCTGATGAAGACCCCGCCCGTGAGCAGCAACTTCTGGATCGTTTTTCCAACCAGGTGGAAGGGATCGTCATCGTCTCATCGCGCTTGCCTGACGAGGCAATCCGCGCCAGTGCCGCCCGCGTACCCGTGGTTCTCGTAAACCGTGACGTAGAGGCAATTCCGCGCGTCCTGATCGACAGTGGCGAGGGCGTGGAAGCCGCGGTCGAGCACCTGCACGGCCTTGGACACAAGCGCATAGCCTATGTGAGCGGCCCCACGGGGTCATGGTCCAATGCGCAGCGTCGACTGGCCCTGCGCCGAGCAGCAGACCGTGTGGGGGCGAAAGTAACCTCCGTGCCGGCAGCCAAGTCCACATATGATATTGGCAAGAAGGTGGTGAGCAAGCTGCTCGCAACGGATGCCACGGCCTGCATAGCCTTTGACGACCTGCTCGCCCAGGGGATACTGGCCGGCCTGGCCGAAGTCGGCGTCAATGTCCCTAAGGATTTCAGCGTCGTAGGGTGCGATGACGTTCTGGGATCAACCACAACACCAGCCCTCACGACGGTTTCCAATCACTGCGAGCTGACAGGCGAGATTGCCGTGACATTGCTGATGGACGGCCTCAGAACGCACGCAATACGCGATGCGAGACACGTTCTGGGCACCCATCTGGTCGAGCGCTCCAGCACCGGACCAGCATCAAACCGAACCTGA
- a CDS encoding ABC transporter permease encodes MLRYCLSRLGQLALLLVIASVLVFAVIQNAPGDPALMRLGLDAMPEQVEIERERLGLNRSLPERYLIWVTDALRLDLGVSFSSGLPVTRVLADALGHTLKLAGYASLIALILGTTLGIVAALNRGRRIDSIISAICSIGLSLPAFALGTILIVIFAITLRWLPPSGVGTSGQSFFSALRYLTLPAITLATPFTMILTRFMRGTLIEVMSQDYITTARAKGIPMNGVVIGHALRNALIPTVTVAGLQIGSLLAGATVTETVFSYPGIGRLTIEAVQGLDYPVVQAALLLTAALFLINTFIVDLLYGLIDPRIRTGDKK; translated from the coding sequence ATGCTCCGCTATTGTCTGTCGCGTCTGGGTCAACTCGCACTCCTGCTAGTCATAGCATCTGTCCTCGTTTTTGCGGTTATCCAGAACGCGCCAGGCGATCCTGCTCTTATGCGGCTTGGCCTCGACGCCATGCCCGAGCAGGTGGAAATCGAGCGTGAGAGGCTTGGCCTCAATCGTTCGCTCCCGGAGCGATATCTCATATGGGTGACGGACGCGCTGAGGCTCGACCTCGGCGTGTCCTTCTCTTCAGGCCTTCCTGTCACTCGCGTTCTTGCCGATGCCCTTGGCCATACGCTGAAGCTGGCGGGCTATGCGTCGCTGATCGCGCTGATCCTGGGGACCACTTTGGGGATCGTTGCTGCGCTGAACAGAGGCAGGCGGATCGACTCCATCATCTCTGCAATCTGTTCTATAGGCCTGTCGCTTCCCGCCTTTGCATTGGGCACCATTCTCATTGTGATCTTTGCCATCACCCTGCGCTGGCTTCCCCCATCCGGGGTGGGCACTTCCGGCCAGTCATTTTTCAGCGCCCTGCGCTATCTCACTTTGCCTGCCATTACTTTGGCGACACCCTTCACAATGATCCTTACACGCTTCATGCGCGGCACGCTTATCGAGGTCATGTCTCAGGACTACATAACCACGGCGCGCGCCAAGGGCATTCCCATGAATGGCGTAGTCATCGGCCATGCCCTGCGCAATGCTCTGATACCGACAGTGACGGTAGCGGGCCTGCAAATCGGCTCGCTGCTAGCAGGGGCAACGGTGACAGAAACCGTCTTCTCCTATCCCGGCATCGGCAGGCTCACCATAGAAGCCGTGCAGGGACTGGATTACCCGGTGGTGCAGGCCGCATTGCTGCTGACCGCTGCCCTGTTCCTGATCAATACGTTCATCGTTGATCTTCTCTACGGCTTGATCGACCCCCGTATCCGGACGGGAGACAAAAAATGA
- a CDS encoding glucosamine-6-phosphate deaminase produces MHELPIDIRLHESRAAMDVSAARAIGDAVRDVLAGQDSANVVFAAAPSQAGTLTELLKLDDVDWSRVNAFHMDEYVGLPADHPAGFGNWLRRHFFDAKAFRSINLISPEGNADDVAAAYAKDLSARPIDLVCFGIGVNGHIAFNDPPVADFNDPMLVKRVTLDLVCRQQQVDDGCFATLEDVPAEALTLTIPALLKARRMIGVVPTAAKRDAVERALSGPITTECPASILRTHPNCSLFLEPESQPR; encoded by the coding sequence ATGCATGAACTACCGATCGATATCAGGCTGCACGAAAGCCGCGCGGCAATGGATGTGTCTGCGGCGCGCGCTATCGGCGATGCCGTCCGCGATGTCCTTGCCGGGCAGGATAGTGCGAATGTGGTGTTCGCAGCAGCGCCAAGCCAGGCAGGGACGCTGACGGAACTCCTGAAGCTGGATGATGTGGACTGGTCGCGCGTCAACGCATTTCACATGGATGAATATGTCGGACTGCCCGCCGACCATCCGGCAGGGTTCGGCAATTGGCTGCGCCGTCACTTCTTCGATGCCAAGGCCTTTCGCAGCATCAATCTCATTTCGCCGGAAGGGAATGCTGATGACGTTGCCGCGGCCTATGCCAAGGATCTGAGTGCCCGGCCCATTGACCTTGTTTGCTTTGGCATTGGCGTAAATGGGCACATTGCATTCAACGACCCTCCCGTCGCCGATTTCAATGACCCAATGTTGGTGAAGCGGGTTACCCTTGACCTCGTCTGCCGCCAGCAGCAGGTGGACGACGGGTGTTTCGCGACTTTGGAAGATGTGCCAGCGGAAGCGCTGACGCTGACCATTCCGGCATTGCTGAAAGCCCGCCGCATGATCGGCGTTGTGCCGACCGCAGCCAAGCGCGATGCTGTAGAGCGTGCCCTCAGTGGACCGATTACTACAGAATGCCCCGCAAGCATTTTGCGCACCCATCCCAATTGCAGCCTGTTTCTCGAACCGGAGTCTCAGCCCAGATGA
- a CDS encoding amidohydrolase family protein — MPRKHFAHPSQLQPVSRTGVSAQMSERGELVGRAPENGQPLRVTYDNGLVTTVEVAPASPCPDNLYIAPGLIDLQVNGYAGVDINAAGVTSQNVIDLVRVQRQVGTLCFLPTLVTASREDLLAGLSSVAEARRADPQVAHAIPAIHVEGPWISPQDGPRGAHPIDHVRPPSIEEFDAWQAASGGLVGLVTLSPHWTNSAEIIAYMVARGVIVSIGHTAASEEDIQRAADAGATMSTHLGNGIALNLPRHPNPIWAQLDDDRLTACLIADGFHIPGSVFRSMLRAKQQERVVLVSDSVASAGLKPGRYRGVGGELELTPEGRLGIVGTSYLAGSGMNLAQCVAIATQMAAIALDEALALATRNPGHLLGQPGRIAVGSPADLITFNWQAGATNLDIQNIVANGKRFQ, encoded by the coding sequence ATGCCCCGCAAGCATTTTGCGCACCCATCCCAATTGCAGCCTGTTTCTCGAACCGGAGTCTCAGCCCAGATGAGTGAACGGGGCGAATTGGTCGGACGGGCACCAGAAAATGGCCAGCCCTTGCGGGTCACATATGACAATGGCCTCGTGACCACTGTTGAGGTGGCTCCCGCCTCCCCATGCCCGGATAATCTCTATATTGCGCCGGGCCTCATTGACCTGCAGGTCAACGGCTATGCCGGGGTCGACATCAATGCCGCCGGCGTCACCTCCCAGAACGTGATCGATCTCGTCAGGGTACAGCGGCAGGTCGGCACATTGTGTTTTCTGCCAACGCTGGTCACTGCCTCGCGTGAGGATCTGCTAGCGGGATTGTCGTCCGTAGCCGAAGCCCGAAGAGCCGATCCGCAAGTCGCTCACGCCATTCCGGCAATCCATGTGGAAGGTCCATGGATTTCCCCCCAAGACGGCCCACGGGGCGCCCATCCCATAGACCATGTCAGGCCCCCATCTATCGAGGAATTTGATGCCTGGCAGGCTGCAAGCGGCGGCCTGGTCGGGCTTGTGACGCTATCGCCGCATTGGACAAATTCGGCCGAAATCATCGCCTATATGGTCGCGCGCGGCGTCATTGTCTCCATTGGCCATACCGCTGCCAGCGAGGAAGATATTCAGCGTGCTGCTGATGCCGGCGCTACAATGTCGACCCATCTTGGCAATGGCATAGCGCTCAATCTGCCGCGTCACCCCAACCCCATCTGGGCCCAACTGGACGACGACCGCCTGACGGCCTGCCTGATTGCCGATGGCTTCCATATTCCCGGCTCGGTGTTCCGCTCAATGCTGCGTGCAAAACAGCAAGAGAGGGTCGTCCTCGTGTCCGATTCGGTCGCATCTGCTGGTCTCAAGCCGGGCCGCTACCGTGGCGTCGGCGGCGAGCTTGAGCTGACGCCCGAGGGTCGTCTCGGCATAGTGGGCACCAGCTATCTGGCCGGATCGGGCATGAATCTGGCGCAATGCGTCGCCATCGCCACGCAAATGGCCGCCATCGCGCTGGACGAAGCACTTGCTCTCGCCACGCGTAATCCCGGCCACCTATTGGGCCAGCCCGGTCGCATTGCCGTGGGTTCACCTGCAGACCTCATCACATTCAACTGGCAAGCCGGTGCAACAAATCTGGACATTCAGAACATCGTTGCAAATGGAAAGCGCTTCCAATGA
- a CDS encoding ABC transporter ATP-binding protein has translation MSGPLVKVDNLKVTFQHPDGDKVAVRGISFDIHRGQSVALVGESGSGKSLTSLALLRLTPYGSSVSADMLGLEGADLMALDEKALTSIRGRRISMIFQNPMSALNPVLTIGRQITESLHRHLGLKGGVGRSRAIELMQLVEISDPLRRFKQYPHQLSGGMQQRAMIAIALACNPDLLIADEPTTALDVTLQAQIMALLAHLQAEMGMAMLLISHDLGVVAETASVVNVMYAGQIVERAPTRQLFSNPQHPYTRALLKTFRDLESATGMDLTPIPGIPPALGKPIPGCAFAPRCAHAVERCLSESPRLREVGESHIAACHFSGTFEQGVSA, from the coding sequence ATGAGCGGACCATTGGTCAAAGTCGATAATCTCAAGGTCACGTTTCAGCACCCCGATGGCGACAAGGTTGCCGTCCGTGGCATCAGTTTTGATATCCATCGCGGTCAAAGCGTTGCTCTGGTGGGGGAATCCGGCTCGGGCAAAAGCCTGACCTCACTCGCCCTGCTGCGGCTGACGCCTTACGGCTCCTCGGTGAGCGCCGATATGCTGGGTCTCGAGGGTGCCGATCTGATGGCGCTCGACGAGAAAGCCCTGACATCCATTCGGGGTCGGCGCATATCGATGATTTTTCAGAACCCGATGTCCGCTCTGAACCCGGTGCTGACCATTGGCCGGCAGATCACCGAGTCGCTTCACCGCCACCTTGGTCTAAAGGGTGGGGTGGGACGCAGCCGCGCAATCGAATTGATGCAACTGGTCGAGATTTCCGACCCTTTGCGCCGCTTCAAGCAATATCCGCATCAGCTATCGGGCGGAATGCAGCAACGCGCCATGATTGCAATCGCGCTGGCCTGCAATCCTGACCTGCTGATTGCCGACGAGCCGACTACAGCGCTCGACGTCACATTGCAGGCACAGATCATGGCACTGCTCGCCCACCTGCAGGCCGAAATGGGCATGGCTATGTTGCTCATCTCGCACGATCTCGGCGTGGTTGCCGAAACGGCCAGCGTGGTCAATGTCATGTATGCCGGGCAGATCGTTGAGCGGGCGCCGACCCGGCAGCTTTTTTCCAATCCGCAGCACCCTTATACCCGCGCCCTCCTCAAGACGTTCCGCGATCTTGAATCGGCAACGGGAATGGACCTGACTCCCATCCCGGGCATTCCTCCCGCCCTTGGAAAGCCGATACCCGGATGCGCCTTCGCGCCGCGCTGTGCCCATGCGGTCGAGCGCTGCCTTTCCGAGTCTCCGAGACTGCGCGAAGTGGGTGAAAGCCATATCGCTGCCTGCCATTTCTCCGGCACCTTTGAGCAGGGAGTTTCAGCGTGA
- a CDS encoding NAD(P)-dependent oxidoreductase, translating into MNTEGYRVLCLWDVTLFPSVLDQLKAVAQVDIHPPDRELVAAIIGNYDAILVALSVPLDRELIALATRMKTVVTPSTGLDHLDLAALSERGIAVQSIKVEYDLLDQVSATAELAWALLLAASRKLPAAHNAALEGRWARDEFRGTQIRGKTVGIVGVGRLGAMMARYAQAFGLQVLGCDPAPRLTLDFVDYVDLDTLLARADIISLHVHLNESTRHLLDRAAFSRMKEGVTLINTSRGGLIDEAALVEALESGKVGAAGLDVIDGEWRTDLDQHPLIKLAQQHPGVVISPHIGGVTLESQSITLKFSADRLARSLAAG; encoded by the coding sequence ATGAACACCGAAGGCTATCGCGTTCTCTGCCTGTGGGATGTCACGCTGTTTCCATCGGTGCTCGACCAGCTCAAAGCGGTCGCTCAGGTTGATATTCATCCGCCTGATCGGGAACTGGTAGCCGCAATTATCGGCAACTACGACGCCATTCTGGTGGCGCTCAGCGTGCCATTGGACCGCGAGCTCATCGCTCTGGCCACCAGAATGAAGACTGTCGTTACCCCAAGCACGGGGCTGGATCATCTCGACCTCGCAGCGCTTTCGGAGCGCGGCATTGCGGTGCAGAGTATAAAGGTCGAGTACGACCTGCTCGATCAGGTTTCAGCCACAGCCGAACTGGCTTGGGCGCTCCTCCTGGCCGCGTCACGCAAGCTACCTGCAGCCCACAATGCCGCCCTTGAGGGACGATGGGCCAGAGACGAATTTCGGGGCACCCAGATACGCGGCAAGACCGTTGGCATAGTCGGCGTTGGGCGTCTGGGCGCAATGATGGCCCGCTACGCACAGGCATTTGGCCTGCAAGTCCTGGGATGCGACCCCGCCCCGCGCCTTACGCTGGATTTCGTGGACTATGTTGACCTCGACACCCTGCTGGCACGCGCCGACATCATCAGCCTCCATGTCCATCTCAACGAAAGCACACGGCATCTGCTGGACCGCGCGGCCTTTTCGCGCATGAAAGAAGGGGTGACGCTTATCAATACCAGTCGTGGGGGCCTGATTGATGAGGCTGCGCTCGTCGAGGCTCTGGAGAGTGGCAAGGTAGGAGCGGCGGGCCTTGATGTGATCGACGGCGAATGGCGCACCGATCTTGACCAGCACCCGTTGATAAAGCTGGCACAGCAGCATCCGGGCGTCGTCATAAGCCCGCATATCGGCGGAGTGACCCTTGAATCGCAGTCCATAACCCTGAAATTCTCGGCCGACCGCTTGGCGCGCAGTCTAGCTGCCGGATAG
- a CDS encoding ABC transporter substrate-binding protein, whose translation MTMTINRRHMMMLTAAGVGVAALGGTNAVWAQDGAVLAYGESGSFVTFNPWAQVLTQSSTANQVFSRLVYSDLDGNLVGDLAETWAFSDDGKAITLKLRPGVLWHDGKALVADDFVTMYSYLSDPTYEGDQGVGKIKSLFAPVTAVEAPDASTVVISFSAPVPYATAILGYFYAIRFDSAEDTVMLQNGPVGTGPFKFGEHVAGQYATFTRNEEYFGDQAKLDGFRFSLYAQGSNVSPNLTAGEVNGILVANQAEVEALRANPDFSVMQVPVGAHVLMVNASKPPFDNPLVRQALSYSMNREAFSEAAHFGLEVPTASPFYDANSIGYAEELVNAHAFDLDRAAALLAEAGVSDLKLTYPAPNSNPNYGTYGEIWQSDLAAIGVDLQIERVDAARWRDMGAGKVPEIDFVPWTVGRSLIDPSIFFAANSLYRAVNQRFGYVNPAFEELLVSAAVEIDPAKRRELFLQIGHVLLDESWNIAMLSDTKVYVWDKKFEGQTADRGGNVSFGNIAQVG comes from the coding sequence ATGACAATGACCATAAACCGGCGTCATATGATGATGCTGACCGCCGCAGGTGTAGGCGTTGCGGCATTGGGCGGCACGAATGCCGTCTGGGCACAGGATGGGGCCGTGCTGGCCTATGGCGAGTCCGGATCGTTCGTCACATTCAACCCATGGGCGCAGGTGCTGACCCAGTCCTCCACCGCCAATCAGGTCTTCTCACGGCTGGTCTATTCCGACCTCGACGGCAATCTGGTTGGCGATCTCGCCGAAACCTGGGCATTCTCCGATGACGGCAAAGCCATCACTCTGAAGCTGCGCCCTGGCGTTCTCTGGCATGACGGCAAGGCGCTGGTCGCTGACGACTTCGTGACCATGTACAGCTATCTCTCCGACCCCACCTATGAAGGCGATCAGGGCGTGGGCAAGATAAAGTCTCTGTTTGCACCGGTCACCGCTGTGGAGGCACCGGACGCATCCACGGTCGTCATCTCATTCTCCGCCCCGGTGCCCTACGCCACCGCGATCCTGGGGTATTTCTACGCAATTCGGTTCGATAGCGCCGAAGACACCGTCATGCTTCAGAATGGCCCGGTCGGCACGGGTCCGTTCAAGTTCGGCGAGCATGTGGCCGGCCAATATGCGACATTCACAAGGAACGAAGAGTATTTTGGTGACCAGGCCAAGCTCGACGGCTTCCGCTTCAGCCTTTATGCGCAGGGTTCCAACGTTTCGCCTAACCTGACTGCAGGCGAAGTGAACGGCATCCTCGTAGCCAATCAGGCCGAGGTGGAGGCGCTGCGCGCCAATCCCGATTTCAGCGTCATGCAGGTTCCAGTTGGCGCCCATGTGCTGATGGTCAACGCATCCAAGCCGCCTTTCGACAATCCGCTGGTGCGCCAAGCGCTTTCCTATTCGATGAACCGCGAAGCCTTCTCGGAAGCTGCACATTTCGGGTTGGAGGTGCCGACGGCATCGCCATTCTACGACGCAAACAGCATCGGCTATGCCGAAGAGCTGGTGAATGCCCACGCTTTCGATCTGGACCGGGCCGCCGCGCTGCTTGCGGAAGCTGGCGTCAGCGACCTCAAGCTCACCTACCCGGCGCCGAATTCGAACCCCAATTACGGGACCTATGGCGAGATCTGGCAGTCCGACCTGGCCGCAATTGGCGTTGACTTGCAGATCGAACGTGTGGATGCCGCCCGCTGGCGCGATATGGGCGCGGGCAAGGTGCCGGAAATTGACTTCGTGCCCTGGACCGTTGGGCGCTCACTGATCGATCCGTCGATCTTCTTTGCCGCCAACAGCCTCTATCGCGCCGTCAACCAGCGCTTCGGTTACGTCAATCCGGCATTTGAAGAGCTGCTGGTCAGTGCGGCAGTGGAGATCGATCCGGCCAAGCGCCGCGAGCTGTTCCTGCAGATCGGCCATGTCCTGCTTGACGAGTCGTGGAACATCGCCATGCTGTCAGACACCAAGGTCTATGTGTGGGACAAGAAGTTTGAAGGTCAGACCGCCGACCGTGGCGGCAACGTGTCCTTCGGCAACATCGCCCAGGTTGGATAA